One Nocardia farcinica genomic region harbors:
- a CDS encoding acyl-CoA dehydrogenase family protein, translating to MVATDTDRSADLALHDVLIDRARELAPRIRERAARTEAERAVPRESIEEIITAGLGGRILAPRRYGGDELSLDTMYAVAVEIGRACASTAWCAALLPHDAHMVGFFPRVAQEAVWADGPDTCIAASLAPAAQVQKVDGGYRLTGRHGFASGVDHASWVIVSGLIKDGGRASNHHFLVRPGDYLVEDDWYAAGMRGTGSKTIVVEDIFVPDGFVVPAAALVAGEGPGSEINQGPLYSQPLALHAGLTFLGPMMGTACDAYEHFVAWARGRAQTAGSEVVQEAVARSSADLELAELAIQQVLDAARAPGRLELADRAQILRDYNRAAELLTASVDRLFALSGTSGFKDSSPMQQKWRDIHMMASHVSFTRANFQHYGRIALGLERDPKLVVY from the coding sequence ATGGTAGCAACCGATACGGATCGCTCCGCCGACCTGGCGCTGCATGACGTACTGATCGACCGCGCTCGCGAATTGGCACCGAGGATCCGTGAGCGGGCCGCTCGCACCGAAGCCGAACGTGCGGTCCCCCGCGAATCGATCGAGGAGATCATCACGGCCGGGCTGGGTGGTCGCATCCTGGCACCACGCCGCTACGGCGGGGACGAACTGTCGCTCGACACCATGTACGCGGTGGCCGTCGAGATCGGGCGGGCGTGCGCCTCGACCGCCTGGTGTGCGGCGTTGCTACCGCACGACGCGCATATGGTCGGTTTCTTCCCCAGGGTCGCCCAGGAAGCGGTGTGGGCGGACGGGCCCGATACCTGTATCGCCGCCTCGCTCGCGCCCGCGGCTCAGGTCCAGAAGGTGGACGGCGGGTACCGGCTCACGGGCAGGCACGGCTTCGCCAGCGGTGTCGATCACGCCTCGTGGGTGATCGTCAGCGGGCTCATCAAGGACGGCGGGCGCGCGTCGAACCATCATTTCCTGGTGCGCCCGGGCGACTACCTCGTGGAGGACGACTGGTACGCGGCAGGTATGCGGGGAACGGGCAGCAAGACGATCGTCGTCGAGGACATCTTCGTGCCCGACGGATTTGTAGTGCCCGCCGCGGCCCTGGTCGCCGGGGAAGGGCCGGGCAGCGAGATCAATCAGGGTCCGCTCTACAGTCAGCCGCTGGCGCTGCACGCCGGGCTCACCTTCCTCGGCCCGATGATGGGCACCGCCTGCGACGCCTACGAGCATTTCGTGGCCTGGGCCCGCGGCCGGGCGCAGACCGCCGGTTCGGAGGTCGTCCAAGAGGCCGTCGCGCGGTCCTCCGCGGACCTGGAACTGGCTGAGCTTGCCATCCAGCAGGTCTTGGACGCCGCTCGGGCACCCGGACGGTTGGAACTGGCCGACCGAGCCCAGATCCTGCGCGACTACAACCGCGCCGCGGAACTGCTGACGGCCTCGGTCGACCGGCTCTTCGCGCTGAGCGGGACGTCCGGGTTCAAGGACAGCAGCCCGATGCAGCAGAAGTGGCGCGACATCCACATGATGGCCAGCCACGTTTCCTTCACCCGCGCGAACTTCCAGCACTACGGCAGGATCGCGCTCGGTCTGGAGCGCGACCCGAAGCTGGTCGTCTACTGA
- a CDS encoding VOC family protein — protein MAAVSQLSYVVGTSSDVSAWKQYATEVLGLEVSRDSSDSLLYIRADDRHHRLGVRAGHDDDVAYVGWDVASKSALDAAAARLDAAGVAVTAGSAAEAADRRVMEFVYFICPYSGVRMELVLGHEKLFLPKFRPTRDIAGFNTGDMGMGHVVLYASDIAGAAEFYSHVLGFGVSDFAHIPEVGPFAVFLHCNARHHSLAFMNIPTATRRIQHVMFETVSIDDVGVSYDLCAERGITSTSTGRHQNDHVFSFYFGNPSGWHFEYGWGPRMVDPETWTTENYVLGSGFAWGHHGLMKMV, from the coding sequence ATGGCGGCTGTCAGCCAACTCAGTTATGTCGTCGGGACGTCCAGCGATGTCTCGGCATGGAAACAATATGCGACGGAGGTGCTCGGACTGGAGGTTTCGCGCGACAGTTCTGACAGCCTGCTCTACATCCGAGCCGATGACCGGCACCACCGACTCGGTGTTCGGGCCGGCCATGACGACGATGTCGCCTACGTGGGCTGGGACGTGGCTTCCAAGAGCGCTCTCGACGCTGCGGCGGCACGACTGGATGCCGCGGGCGTCGCGGTCACCGCGGGCTCGGCCGCTGAGGCGGCCGACCGTCGGGTGATGGAGTTCGTCTACTTCATCTGCCCCTATTCCGGGGTGCGGATGGAGCTGGTGCTCGGGCACGAGAAACTGTTCCTGCCGAAATTCCGGCCCACGCGCGACATCGCCGGGTTCAACACCGGTGACATGGGAATGGGGCACGTCGTCCTCTATGCCTCCGACATCGCTGGTGCAGCCGAATTCTATTCGCACGTACTGGGTTTCGGTGTCAGCGACTTCGCGCACATTCCCGAGGTCGGGCCGTTCGCGGTGTTCCTGCACTGCAACGCGCGGCACCACTCGCTGGCGTTCATGAACATCCCCACGGCTACCCGCCGCATCCAGCACGTGATGTTCGAGACGGTCAGCATCGACGACGTCGGGGTCAGCTACGACCTGTGCGCCGAGCGTGGCATCACCTCGACCTCGACCGGGCGTCATCAGAACGACCACGTCTTCTCGTTCTACTTCGGCAACCCCTCGGGGTGGCATTTCGAGTACGGCTGGGGACCGCGGATGGTCGACCCCGAGACGTGGACGACCGAGAACTACGTTCTCGGATCGGGTTTCGCCTGGGGTCATCACGGCCTGATGAAGATGGTGTGA
- a CDS encoding NADPH-dependent FMN reductase, which produces MPTTSPFVVGLGGTLRPASSTETALRLALDAAQANGARTAVFGGGALARLPMYDPDRPPGDEARQLIEALRRADGVIIASPGYHGSVSGLVKNALDYVEELRDDGKPYLSGRAVGCVSTAYGWQAAVTTLQTLRSIVHALRGWPTPLGAAINSAATRITYGQPPAEPVAFQLRTVGREVCAMSAAYSTAEAGTIGNPE; this is translated from the coding sequence ATGCCGACCACCTCACCGTTCGTCGTCGGACTCGGCGGAACGTTGCGGCCGGCGTCGTCGACCGAAACCGCGCTACGCCTGGCTCTCGACGCGGCGCAGGCCAACGGCGCCCGCACCGCCGTGTTCGGCGGCGGAGCGCTCGCGCGCCTGCCGATGTACGACCCGGACCGGCCGCCGGGTGACGAGGCGCGACAGTTGATCGAGGCGTTGCGCAGGGCGGACGGAGTGATCATCGCCTCGCCCGGATACCACGGCTCGGTCTCCGGTCTCGTGAAGAACGCACTGGACTACGTCGAGGAACTGCGGGACGACGGTAAACCGTATCTGTCGGGTCGCGCGGTCGGCTGTGTCAGCACGGCGTACGGCTGGCAGGCGGCGGTGACCACACTCCAGACGTTGCGCAGCATCGTGCATGCCCTGCGCGGCTGGCCCACACCACTGGGTGCCGCGATCAATTCCGCGGCGACCCGGATCACCTACGGGCAGCCGCCGGCGGAGCCTGTCGCCTTCCAACTGCGCACGGTCGGCCGAGAGGTATGCGCCATGAGCGCCGCGTATTCGACCGCCGAAGCCGGCACGATCGGGAATCCGGAATAG
- a CDS encoding SDR family NAD(P)-dependent oxidoreductase has product MPEILWFYSVRVNPEWSEIYCAACRKGSIDMKSTTTGSPLAGRTALITAAGAGIGSAIALEWAGRGGTVVAVDLDPAAAEATARRVGLLGGRAAAVGVDVTDPDAIPAMLSTALDAFGRVDALFNVAGGSLPRRVDEMTDSDWYRMIDLNMTSVYRCSKLVVPELRRAGGGSIVNISSTAGLLAENRCAAYSAAKGGVLLLTKNMAMDYAADRIRVNAVCPGSTMTPRIRDYLERVPGHEAMIDELCPMRRFAEPEEIARPAVFLASDDASYITGAVLAVDGGLTAGKHFAIFEDA; this is encoded by the coding sequence ATGCCGGAAATTCTATGGTTCTATTCCGTCCGGGTCAACCCCGAATGGTCCGAAATATATTGTGCCGCATGCCGGAAAGGTTCGATTGACATGAAATCCACGACTACTGGTTCGCCCTTGGCGGGGCGCACCGCATTGATCACGGCCGCGGGCGCGGGAATCGGCAGCGCGATCGCCCTCGAATGGGCGGGCCGGGGCGGCACGGTGGTGGCGGTGGACCTCGACCCGGCGGCCGCCGAGGCGACGGCTCGGCGAGTCGGCCTGCTCGGTGGCCGAGCAGCCGCGGTCGGCGTCGACGTCACCGATCCGGATGCGATTCCCGCGATGCTCAGCACCGCCCTCGACGCGTTCGGGCGGGTGGATGCGCTGTTCAACGTGGCGGGCGGCAGTCTGCCCCGGCGCGTGGACGAGATGACCGACAGCGATTGGTACCGGATGATCGACCTCAACATGACCTCGGTGTATCGCTGTTCCAAGCTGGTCGTTCCCGAGCTCCGCCGGGCCGGCGGCGGCAGCATCGTCAACATCTCCTCCACCGCGGGCCTGCTCGCCGAGAACCGCTGCGCGGCCTACAGCGCGGCGAAAGGAGGGGTGCTGCTGCTCACGAAGAACATGGCGATGGACTACGCGGCGGACCGTATCCGCGTCAACGCCGTATGCCCCGGGAGCACGATGACGCCCCGCATACGCGACTACCTCGAACGGGTCCCCGGCCACGAGGCGATGATCGACGAACTCTGCCCCATGCGACGTTTCGCCGAACCCGAGGAAATCGCACGACCGGCGGTTTTCCTGGCCTCCGACGACGCGAGTTATATCACCGGCGCGGTTCTCGCAGTCGACGGCGGGCTCACCGCGGGAAAACACTTCGCGATATTCGAGGATGCCTGA
- a CDS encoding aromatic ring-hydroxylating oxygenase subunit alpha, protein MAEAVEYERVRAAIAAKFTNPLDLPKEIFSDELVYRQELERIFYGPYWHPVAHRAELPEANSFKTTWLGEIPVIVSRGAQDRIRAFVNTCTHRGTLLEQRATGVATEFQCPYHRWLFNSDGEFCGAPGEREFRSDFDRKDYGLPELRVAELAGLIFVTRHPDTPLLEAFLGECAEPVRDCLLDDGNLTLLGYQKVVYQANWKTYFDNDFYHAPLLHTGFRILGWQGGKGDVRITQPVGHFSVGYQSTPYVDNGYLADPSVVQFRGDDDRARVVALRPVTVMTKHVDTINVRFARPRGVDRTEVDYAFFGHVDDTEEYREHRVRQASNLLGPSGFITIEDAAVFNRQQRTARDGTLARFVKGVDGRPEDATQNDEIGNTVGWAYYRKVMGFDH, encoded by the coding sequence ATGGCAGAAGCAGTCGAGTACGAAAGGGTGCGTGCGGCGATCGCCGCGAAATTCACCAATCCGCTCGATCTGCCGAAAGAGATATTCTCCGACGAACTCGTCTATCGGCAGGAGTTGGAGCGGATCTTCTACGGTCCCTACTGGCACCCGGTCGCCCACCGCGCCGAACTGCCCGAGGCCAACAGCTTCAAGACGACCTGGCTCGGTGAGATACCCGTGATCGTCAGCCGCGGGGCTCAGGACCGGATCAGGGCGTTCGTGAACACGTGCACCCACCGTGGCACGCTGCTCGAGCAGCGTGCGACCGGCGTGGCGACCGAGTTCCAGTGCCCGTACCACCGGTGGCTGTTCAACAGCGACGGCGAGTTCTGCGGCGCGCCCGGCGAGCGGGAGTTCCGGTCGGATTTCGACCGGAAGGACTACGGGCTGCCGGAACTGCGGGTCGCCGAACTGGCGGGGCTGATCTTCGTGACCCGGCACCCGGACACCCCGCTGCTGGAGGCATTCCTCGGTGAGTGCGCCGAGCCGGTCCGCGACTGCCTGCTCGACGACGGCAACCTCACCCTGCTGGGGTACCAGAAGGTCGTCTACCAGGCGAACTGGAAGACCTACTTCGACAATGACTTCTACCACGCGCCGTTGTTGCACACCGGGTTCCGCATCCTCGGATGGCAGGGCGGTAAAGGCGATGTGCGGATCACCCAGCCGGTCGGACACTTCTCGGTGGGGTATCAGAGCACGCCGTACGTCGACAACGGCTACCTCGCGGATCCCAGCGTCGTGCAGTTCCGCGGCGACGACGACCGCGCCAGAGTCGTCGCGCTACGACCGGTCACGGTGATGACCAAGCACGTCGACACCATCAATGTGCGTTTCGCGCGGCCACGCGGCGTCGATCGGACCGAGGTCGACTACGCGTTCTTCGGCCATGTCGACGACACCGAGGAGTATCGCGAGCACCGGGTTCGCCAGGCTTCGAACCTCCTGGGGCCCAGCGGATTCATCACCATCGAGGATGCCGCGGTCTTCAACCGACAGCAGCGGACGGCACGTGACGGCACGCTGGCGCGTTTCGTCAAAGGCGTGGACGGCCGCCCCGAGGACGCCACCCAGAACGACGAGATCGGCAACACCGTCGGCTGGGCCTACTACCGGAAGGTGATGGGTTTTGATCACTGA
- a CDS encoding aromatic-ring-hydroxylating dioxygenase subunit beta: MITETDQEIRAVDELLGRYNDVLDEQDWEQWPDLFATECSYTVHTLDNLRRGLPLAYMYDDNRARVLDRVKFITEVWAGTIEPYRTRHVTQRTRAIRLDADRWSVRANFQVSYTENDALAGLLAAGYYEDVIDLSAGRALFAERSVRLDSMPARYLVYPL; the protein is encoded by the coding sequence TTGATCACTGAGACCGACCAGGAGATCCGGGCCGTCGACGAGTTGCTCGGCCGGTACAACGACGTGCTGGACGAACAGGACTGGGAGCAGTGGCCGGACCTGTTCGCCACCGAATGCTCCTACACCGTGCACACTCTCGACAATCTGCGTCGCGGACTACCACTGGCGTATATGTACGACGACAACCGCGCTCGCGTGCTCGACCGGGTGAAGTTCATCACCGAGGTCTGGGCCGGGACGATCGAGCCGTACCGTACCCGCCACGTCACCCAGCGGACCCGGGCGATCCGCCTCGACGCCGACAGGTGGAGCGTCCGGGCGAACTTCCAGGTGAGCTATACCGAAAACGACGCTCTCGCGGGGCTGCTCGCCGCCGGCTATTACGAGGACGTCATCGATCTGTCGGCCGGCCGGGCGCTCTTCGCCGAGCGGTCGGTTCGCCTGGACAGTATGCCGGCGCGATACCTGGTCTATCCGCTGTAG
- a CDS encoding YHS domain-containing protein, whose protein sequence is MALLDRSAWYDLARTTEWTPTYISAEELFPPEMSGGAGIPDEAWATYDEPYKVSYREYVDVQRQKDAGAYSVKAALERNDLYNKADAGWISILKEHYAAVALVEYGAALQESRFVRWSKAPGMRNMATFGMLDEMRHGQIQLYFPHEYINKDRQFDWSHQTMWTNNWVALGARHYFDDIMMTRDAVETSIYANFAFETGFTNLQFIGLSGDAANAGDYTFSKLIQSIQSDEARHAQLGTPLLQMLIEHGQVEKAQNHIDVSFWRSYRLFTILSGIPMDYYVPLDVRESSFKEFMQEWIVTQFIKSIEDLGLRKPWYWDIFLRDLDEHHHGQHLGTYSWRPTLWWHPAAGVSPEERDWLEEKYPGWNDTFGKVWDVMIDNFVSGRTDKTIPGTLPITCNVSQLPIVGTPGKSLRDHSIVYEGRKYHFASEVDKWIFEQDPNRYKHHKSLIDRFLGGEIQPATLEGVLEYMGLGVVSEGGEDAHGYAWLDHYRTSLPAAG, encoded by the coding sequence ATGGCACTACTCGATCGCAGCGCCTGGTACGACCTGGCCAGGACCACGGAATGGACCCCGACCTACATCTCGGCCGAGGAGCTGTTCCCGCCGGAGATGAGCGGCGGTGCGGGGATTCCGGACGAGGCCTGGGCCACCTACGACGAGCCCTACAAGGTCTCCTACCGCGAGTACGTCGACGTCCAGCGGCAGAAGGACGCCGGGGCGTACTCGGTGAAGGCGGCGCTCGAGCGCAACGACCTGTACAACAAGGCCGACGCGGGCTGGATCTCCATCCTCAAAGAGCATTACGCGGCGGTCGCGCTCGTGGAATACGGTGCGGCACTCCAGGAATCGCGGTTCGTGCGCTGGTCGAAGGCGCCCGGCATGCGCAACATGGCCACCTTCGGGATGTTGGACGAGATGCGGCACGGCCAGATCCAGCTGTACTTCCCGCACGAGTACATCAACAAGGATCGCCAGTTCGACTGGTCGCACCAGACGATGTGGACCAACAACTGGGTGGCCCTGGGCGCCCGGCACTACTTCGACGACATCATGATGACCCGCGACGCGGTGGAGACCTCGATCTACGCCAACTTCGCGTTCGAGACCGGTTTCACCAACCTGCAGTTCATCGGCCTGTCCGGTGACGCGGCCAACGCGGGCGACTACACCTTCTCGAAGCTGATCCAGAGCATCCAGTCCGACGAGGCCAGGCATGCCCAGCTGGGCACGCCGCTGTTGCAGATGCTGATCGAGCACGGCCAGGTGGAGAAGGCGCAGAACCACATCGACGTCTCGTTCTGGCGGTCCTACCGACTGTTCACCATCCTGTCGGGCATCCCGATGGACTACTACGTGCCGCTGGACGTGCGCGAGAGCTCCTTCAAGGAGTTCATGCAGGAGTGGATCGTCACCCAGTTCATCAAGTCGATCGAGGATCTCGGCCTGCGTAAGCCGTGGTACTGGGACATCTTCCTGCGCGATCTCGACGAGCACCATCACGGCCAGCACCTGGGCACCTACTCGTGGCGGCCCACGCTGTGGTGGCATCCGGCCGCCGGGGTGAGCCCGGAGGAGCGAGACTGGCTGGAGGAGAAGTACCCCGGCTGGAACGACACGTTCGGCAAGGTGTGGGACGTCATGATCGACAACTTCGTCAGCGGCCGCACGGACAAGACGATTCCCGGCACGTTGCCGATCACCTGCAACGTCTCCCAGCTGCCGATCGTGGGCACCCCGGGCAAGAGCCTGCGCGACCACAGCATCGTGTACGAGGGCCGCAAGTACCACTTCGCCTCCGAGGTGGACAAGTGGATCTTCGAGCAGGACCCGAATCGCTACAAGCACCACAAGAGCCTCATCGACCGGTTCCTCGGCGGCGAGATCCAGCCCGCCACGCTCGAGGGCGTCCTGGAGTACATGGGCCTCGGGGTGGTGAGCGAGGGCGGCGAGGACGCCCACGGCTACGCCTGGCTCGACCACTACCGCACCAGCCTGCCCGCGGCCGGCTGA
- a CDS encoding toluene-4-monooxygenase system B family protein, with the protein MALFPISSKFDGDFVLKLVAVDSENTIDEVAAAAAEHSVGIHVADQPGKVIRARAEGATEPFPRDMKLSETGLEPTDTVEFYFSEV; encoded by the coding sequence ATGGCCCTGTTTCCCATTTCCTCGAAGTTCGACGGCGATTTCGTGCTGAAGCTCGTCGCCGTGGACAGCGAGAACACCATCGACGAAGTCGCCGCGGCCGCCGCCGAGCATTCGGTGGGCATCCACGTCGCCGACCAGCCGGGCAAGGTCATCCGCGCCCGCGCCGAAGGCGCCACCGAGCCGTTTCCCCGGGACATGAAGCTGTCCGAGACCGGGCTCGAACCGACCGACACCGTCGAGTTCTACTTCAGCGAGGTTTAG
- a CDS encoding MmoB/DmpM family protein gives MTTESTAAGPIADPVGPVVQAGEIAEAVAEAARIDNEGKRVDIRNRGSYVRVEVDGGECVLHRATIEEQLGRPFQMRELEVSMPSFVGRIETGTERVRFYLATHATARKEESA, from the coding sequence ATGACCACCGAATCCACCGCCGCGGGCCCCATCGCCGACCCGGTCGGCCCGGTCGTGCAGGCGGGCGAGATCGCCGAGGCCGTCGCCGAGGCCGCCCGCATCGACAACGAGGGCAAACGCGTCGACATCCGCAACCGCGGCTCGTATGTGCGGGTCGAGGTCGACGGCGGCGAGTGCGTGCTGCACCGGGCCACGATCGAGGAACAGCTCGGGCGGCCGTTCCAGATGCGTGAGCTCGAAGTGAGCATGCCGTCCTTCGTCGGACGTATCGAAACCGGCACCGAGCGGGTCCGGTTCTATCTCGCCACCCACGCCACCGCCCGCAAGGAGGAATCCGCATGA
- a CDS encoding ferritin family protein, with protein MTTSMRPLKTWSHLAARRRRPSEYEIVSTKLHWHLRDKEQPWDVAHEGHMAEWYRRYRNGSPIQHSDWDAFRDPDELVYRSYNILQDGQENYVEGLLDQHNKEEHDKSLDTEWVMCLAKLYAPGRYLLHTVQMASAYLVHMAPASTISNCAAFQAADQLRWLSHTAYRTAELAQSHPSLGLGAAERAHWEELPAWQRFRELTECVLATRDWAESFVALNLVTKPAIDEAFYRQQAISARRHGDTLFALLAEAALRDSERSRRWSIELVRHMAENPDNVPVLHKWLDRWVPLGDAAIDAFCSELPDNPEATATAIAACRAFRNQLPLGG; from the coding sequence ATGACCACCTCGATGCGCCCGCTGAAGACCTGGAGCCATCTGGCCGCGCGCAGGCGGCGCCCCAGCGAATACGAGATCGTCTCCACCAAGCTGCACTGGCACCTGCGCGACAAGGAACAGCCCTGGGACGTCGCGCACGAAGGGCACATGGCCGAGTGGTACCGGCGCTACCGCAACGGCAGCCCCATCCAGCACTCGGACTGGGACGCCTTCCGCGATCCCGACGAGCTCGTCTACCGCTCCTACAACATCCTGCAGGACGGCCAGGAGAACTACGTCGAGGGTCTGCTGGACCAGCACAACAAGGAGGAACACGACAAGAGCCTCGACACCGAGTGGGTGATGTGCCTGGCCAAGCTGTACGCGCCGGGCCGGTATCTGCTGCACACGGTCCAGATGGCCAGCGCGTACCTGGTGCACATGGCCCCGGCCAGCACGATCAGCAACTGCGCGGCGTTCCAGGCCGCCGACCAGCTGCGCTGGCTCTCGCACACCGCCTACCGCACCGCCGAACTGGCCCAATCGCATCCCTCGCTCGGGCTCGGCGCCGCCGAACGGGCGCACTGGGAGGAGCTGCCCGCCTGGCAGCGGTTCCGGGAGCTGACCGAGTGCGTGCTCGCCACCCGGGACTGGGCGGAGTCGTTCGTCGCGCTCAACCTGGTCACCAAGCCCGCCATCGACGAGGCGTTCTACCGGCAGCAGGCGATCAGCGCCCGCCGCCACGGCGACACCCTGTTCGCGCTGCTGGCCGAGGCGGCGCTGCGCGACAGCGAGCGGTCCCGGCGCTGGTCGATCGAACTGGTCCGGCACATGGCCGAGAACCCGGACAACGTTCCGGTGCTGCACAAGTGGCTGGACCGGTGGGTGCCGCTCGGCGATGCCGCCATCGACGCCTTCTGCAGCGAGCTGCCGGACAACCCGGAGGCCACCGCGACCGCGATCGCCGCCTGCCGCGCCTTCCGCAACCAGCTGCCGCTCGGGGGCTGA
- a CDS encoding 2Fe-2S iron-sulfur cluster-binding protein: MRCSEQTAGVAAVPGDGLPVTVRTAAGAEFPCPEGDTVLRAALRAGVAAGYECNSGGCGTCKFVLRDGEVEQLDPNPPGLSERDRRKGKLLACRSVPRTDCVVDLPARGDWPAGHARPRRRTVVVTAVRELTHDLREITFLADDPADFLPGQFAMLAPETGAGAGAPRERAYSMSNLPNPHGLWQFQIKRVPGGRVSPQLVDRLGVGDRISLDGPYGHAHLRPTERDVVCIAGGSGLAPMVSIARGLAARPDAADRRLHFFYGGRREIDLCAGEFVDEVAARLRHAALAEAISEEPTAGWSGSRGFVHELVAAYDLPTLAEHEIYVAGPPVMTDAVVRHLVLERRVPAERVHFDRFF, from the coding sequence ATGCGCTGTTCGGAGCAGACCGCGGGCGTGGCGGCCGTGCCCGGTGACGGCCTGCCCGTCACCGTGCGTACCGCCGCGGGTGCGGAGTTCCCGTGCCCGGAGGGCGACACCGTGCTGCGTGCCGCGCTCCGGGCGGGCGTCGCGGCCGGCTACGAGTGCAACAGCGGTGGCTGCGGCACCTGCAAGTTCGTGCTCCGCGACGGAGAGGTCGAGCAGCTGGACCCGAACCCGCCCGGATTGAGCGAACGCGATCGCCGCAAGGGCAAGTTGCTCGCCTGCCGGTCCGTGCCGCGCACCGACTGCGTGGTCGACCTGCCCGCTCGCGGCGACTGGCCCGCCGGGCACGCGCGGCCGCGCCGGCGCACCGTCGTGGTGACCGCGGTGCGGGAGCTGACCCACGACCTGCGCGAGATCACCTTCCTGGCCGACGATCCCGCCGATTTCCTGCCGGGGCAGTTCGCCATGCTGGCCCCGGAGACCGGTGCCGGCGCGGGAGCACCCCGGGAACGGGCCTACTCGATGTCGAATCTGCCGAATCCGCACGGGCTCTGGCAGTTCCAGATCAAGCGGGTGCCGGGCGGGCGGGTCTCGCCGCAGCTGGTGGACCGGCTCGGCGTGGGCGACCGCATCAGCCTGGACGGGCCGTACGGGCACGCGCACCTGCGGCCGACCGAGCGCGACGTGGTCTGCATCGCCGGCGGATCGGGGCTGGCGCCGATGGTGTCGATCGCGCGGGGGCTGGCCGCCCGCCCGGACGCCGCCGATCGCCGCCTGCACTTCTTCTACGGCGGGCGTCGGGAAATCGACCTGTGCGCCGGGGAATTCGTCGACGAGGTGGCCGCGCGACTGCGGCATGCCGCGCTGGCGGAGGCGATCTCCGAGGAGCCCACCGCGGGCTGGTCGGGGTCGCGGGGATTCGTCCACGAACTCGTCGCGGCCTACGACCTGCCGACCCTGGCCGAGCACGAGATCTACGTGGCGGGACCGCCGGTGATGACCGACGCGGTCGTCCGCCACCTCGTCCTGGAACGGCGGGTTCCCGCCGAACGCGTTCATTTCGATCGATTCTTCTGA
- a CDS encoding Rieske 2Fe-2S domain-containing protein produces MAFEHVTTFDDLWEGEMESFTVGDKEILLAHLAGGEVIATQAICPHQQVELVEGELDGNTLTCKAHLWQFDLPTCKGVNPGHAELAKFPVKIDGDDIYVDPAGDTPKVAHS; encoded by the coding sequence ATGGCATTCGAACACGTGACGACATTCGACGATCTGTGGGAGGGCGAGATGGAGTCCTTCACGGTCGGCGACAAGGAAATCCTGCTCGCTCATCTGGCGGGCGGCGAAGTGATCGCCACCCAGGCGATCTGTCCGCATCAGCAGGTGGAGCTGGTCGAGGGCGAACTCGACGGCAACACCCTGACCTGCAAGGCGCATCTGTGGCAGTTCGATCTGCCGACCTGCAAGGGGGTGAATCCGGGCCATGCCGAGCTGGCGAAGTTCCCGGTGAAGATCGACGGCGACGACATCTACGTCGACCCGGCGGGTGACACGCCGAAAGTCGCCCACTCCTGA
- a CDS encoding tautomerase family protein codes for MPFVRIDWFPGRTLEQKREMVATLTPEIARIAKCKPETIQFIFTDVTREDWGRNGRLFCDHYEYENDPE; via the coding sequence ATGCCCTTCGTCCGCATCGACTGGTTCCCCGGGCGCACCCTGGAGCAGAAACGCGAGATGGTCGCGACGCTGACGCCGGAGATCGCGCGCATCGCCAAGTGCAAGCCGGAGACCATCCAGTTCATCTTCACCGACGTGACCCGCGAGGACTGGGGCCGAAACGGCCGATTGTTCTGCGATCACTACGAATACGAAAACGACCCAGAATAA